Within the Miscanthus floridulus cultivar M001 chromosome 17, ASM1932011v1, whole genome shotgun sequence genome, the region agagatagtgctaatcttgatgtaagataggtgcacggtttgcgccgaacataccataggctcggaaatcattttggacacacctgatggtactcctaggtgacgaggctcaagtagaagctcgttctcagtctgtttggtgatagtgctaaccttgatgtaagttaggtgcacgatttgtgccgaacgtaccattggctcggaaatcattttggacgcacccgatgcaacccctaggtgacatgggtcatgtcgaatctcattttggtctgtttggagatggtgttagtgtcggtgcaagacagatgcacggtttgcaccaaacataccattggctccaaaaccattttggacgcacctcatggtactcgtaggtgacgtgggtcatgtggaatttcaattcggtgcatttgaagacggtgttagtgtcggtgcaagataggtgcacggtttgcaccaaacataccataggctcagaaatagttttggatacacctaatggtactcctaggtgacgaggcacaagtgcaagctcgtttcggtctatttagagatagtgctaatcttgacgcaagataggtgcacggtttgcgtcgaacgtaccataggctcggaaatcgttttggacgcacgtgatggtactcctaggtgacagaggctcaagtggaagctcattctcagtctgtttggagatagtgctaaccttgacataagttaggtgcacggtttgtgccgaacgtaccataggcttagaaatcattttggacggagctgatggtacacctaggtgacatgggtcctaTGGAATCTCGATTTCatgcgtttggagacggtgttagcgtcggtgaagataggtgcttggtttgtgtcaaatgtaccataggctcagagatcattttggacacacctgatggtactcctaggtgatgaggctcatgtgcaagctagtttcggtgcattaggagatggtgttagtgtcggtgcaagataggtgcatggtttgcgtcaaacgaaccataggctcagagatcgttttggacacacccgatggtactcctaggtgacgaggctcaggtgcaagctagtttcggtctgtttagagatagtgctaatcttgaagtagataggtgcatggttggcgccaaacataccctaGGCTTAGAAACCTTTTTGGATGCACACGATGGTACTCATaggagatgaggctcaagtgcaagctcactTCTGTgtgtttagatatagtgctaatcttgacgcaagatagctgcacagtttgcgctgaacgtaccataggcttggaaattatttcagacacacctgatgttactcctaggtgacaaggctcaagtggaagctcgttctcagtctgtttggagatagtgctaaccttgacgcaagataggtgtgcggtttgcaccgaacataccataggcttggaaatcattttggacacacctgatggtactcctaggtgacgaggctcaagtggaagcttgttctcagtccatttggagatagtgctaaccttgacgtaagttaggtggacggtttgtgtcgaacataccataggctcagaaatcattttggacgcacctgatggtactcctaggtgacgttggtccagtggaatctcaattcggtgcgtttggagacggtgttagtgtcggtgcaagataggtgcacggtttgcgccaaacgtaccataggctcagaaaccattttggactcacccgatggtactcctaggtgacgaggctcaagtgtaggctcgtttcggtctatttagagatagtgctaatgttgatgtaagataggtgcacggtttgtgtcgaatgtaccttaggctcggaaatcattttggacacacctgatggtactcctaggtgacgaggctcaagtggaagctcattctcagtccgtttggcgatagtgctaaccttgacgtaagttaggtgcacggtttgtgccgaacgtaccataggctaagaaatcattttgaacacacctgatggtactcctaggtgatgtgggtctagtggaatctcaattcggtgcgtttggagacggagttagtgtcggtgcaagataggtgcacggtttgcgccaaatgtaccgtaggctcagaaaccatttggactcacccgatggtactcctaggtgatgaggacatcattggctcaaatatgaccatgccaaccacttctataccaaaggtgcaaccatgctatatgaggcttatcattgatgcatttgatgaattggtgctccaccataaaatgtgtgttcattctcattttcagaattacttacatggctcaagggaaggtttgattgcatatggaaagcatggaaggttaatgaagttgattggagaccaaatccaagtattcctaacgtcctccgctaggccaccacgtcactttggttccaaggacagaaagagtccaagtccaacacgttttggaagttgaattcggactgtaAAATAGTCTcaaattgcgacggtcgccacgacttcatacggactccgattgggacgttctagcactttttggaaagcttatcaagtctgttatccaacggatctggactcatggctatatcttatccgatgcttctgcaATCGTTGTTTCAACGctgggaccttttctgcctttggtgctgcgtcaccctattttgggccgatgtcCCATGTATCAAGGTGGGTTCATTAGGGatgtgtcctagggttggagaacgaccccaacaccccctggtcgttcccctaggtattaataaggattagagccgccacaaacagattgggttttgttttgttgaaagtttagccattgctacttccttgtagacgtgtgtgttgactagaccatccaTTCTACTttattcagaaccccaactttgtgagttgcttgttctacttgttcttgcttgttcctcgattgcttgcaggaattaccctagtggtttggttgatcgtgctccacaagatcgcgatggccattggaggtggtgtatccgTTGCTAAGGCAcggcatccttggatggttgtagtcgggccgtgaacgtcgtctccatccccaaattgagttatccaccttctctcatcgaaagatcaggattcaccctagcaggttcatatcagttggtatcaaagcaaggtttatcggtgagagacttcgaatccttcgctgttttttaatttttcctatagtccagaaaagccaaaaaaagtagattggtttacccacaatcctataaaccctttgatcctttgctagcactgcttagttagggcttgttgactTTTTAGTTGCATCGGTTatgtcgagttgctggtcttagtgtctattcctttagagttttgagttctatcaTGTTTTAGTCACCACGAGATCCACCATCACCATATACATTGTCGCTGCATTTCTACCACCATGGATCCATATGATGTCCGATTtgggagtttaaatacaatctggaAACTTGAAGTTGTCTTCTTTCCAACGGATCTGACCTTGTAGCAAAATTCGATCTGAGCACTCCACAATCATCTTAGAGATTTCCGCATCTGTGGTATTAACAAGAGTTGTTAAATCTGAATTCGAAGGGGCTGTGTGCAATAGCCCTATTGTTTGGGTTGTCATAGTACCAAATAAAACATTTAGgcctctgcaaaaaaagaaagaaaaagaagaaaaaaaggaaaaaagacaagagaaggagaagaaagaaggggctgaatctgttgttttcttcatgctgtgctagttgctctttttcagtgactacctttgtgcctaggctcacGTCTCTAGCATGGTTTAGCCTAGAACCAGCACAGTACCGCCATTGAacaattattcagcttgcttttgtgactaacgtggtgctagtacttccttgctttagcccacctGTAGCTCCACATATTTCAACTACAGCTTGataggtgttgttgttgcggcaccaATACACTTTATTCCAtggttgcagacttgttggttgccgtcacctcctgtttggcttggtaagaacttgtaagggcttgttttaacaagttgagtttgagagaattacaaccgacacatcctagtagttgattggaggatacatattatttttatgtttcttgttttctactaatcatggcaggtgatacgaagatttttgagctgttgaaattagaccctcatattcaggatgtcattcaacacttgccgttatatgagggtaagtttgatcctaaagcttacattgattgggggctaaaagtagataatgaatttgatgagcatgacctatCTGAGAAACAAAAGATTTATATTGCCTCCAATGTTTTGACTGAATttgctttgctagaatggaaacacatttgtaggcacaagaaagttctagaatcttgggAAGACTTCAAAATTCTTTTTAGAGATTCATTCATTCCTGcatattatgttgattatttgcttgcaaaattagacaaattgaagcagggtagtaagactgtgaaacaatactaccatgattttaagatttgtatcatgtttggtggattggatgaatgcatggaagatgttatgagtaggttcatgagagggctcaattctgaaattcgaaccttgttaattagcaaatcatattgccatattggtcaattgttttgtcttgctctcaatgctgaaaaagagattctATTATCTGTGAGTACTTGCCAGAGTGATGTGACCtataatgtccaaaatttgtccactctgcatgctaatgaagagcaacaaatagtggaacccactactgattttcctttgtcacaaaatgaattactcgttgttccttgtgataaagaggagttgtgtgctgatgattcttttactcctatgccacaagtagcgaataagtgtgatacttttggtttggaaccatataaatgtgctgaagataagctttttcatcctattacatgtgcacaagatgaattGAATTTgttgtcctctttaaatactttgggttatattgaatttgatattctgtgtaatctaaattgtctaaaagagaaacttaaatttgattctgttttgccaagttttaatcattgttcgcttcatgcaattggcaaatatgacaacaAAAGAaaatttggtgcataaagtttatatttgctctaatctgaaatatccttttgggccacaataccataatcaaattgagggctgcactaacactaatgatgtcttgcaaagtttttctagtttttcccatatgcaacaggataaatatcaagaaggggagcacggttcacttttacctacaacacatcctccaacaaaggtcaaaccTAGGACAgtttgctgtcaagaaggggagactgatgaggacatcattggctcaaatatgaccatgccaaccacttctataccaaaggtgcaaccattctatatgaggcttatcattgatgcatttgatgaattggtgctccaccataaaatgtgttcattctcattttcagaattacttacatggatcaagggaatgtttgattgcatatggaaagcatggaaggttaatgaagttgattggggaccaaatccaagtattcctaatgtcctccgctaggccaccacgtcactttggttccaaggacagaaaagagtccaagtccaacatgttttggaagttgaattcggactacaaaatagtcccaaattgcgacggtcgccacgacttcatacggactctgattgggacgttctagcactttttggaaagcttatcaagtctattatccaacggatctggactcatggctacatctgatgggacaaggggttgttcctgatcttttggtgagtgtggataaactcgatttggggtggattcgacgttggctgtccgactacaacgaccacaaggttgctgcgccttagcaacaggtacaccggctccgattgtgatgttcttgccgtgccaagaacaccatgaacctgcaagcaaccgagaacaagcaagaacaagatgaacaagcaaataactcacggatttaagccaaaggccgaatctgaatcacaagttggggtcttgaaacaagcaaatcgggtggtctagtcgacacacgcgtttacaaggaagaagcagcagctatcttgcatctaaacaaaacccaacctcattctgatggctgctggctctatttataaggaggagagcacaagggggagtgggaaaccctaatctgggcgtccctcaatgggctgtaggtctgtgcgtcctttggcttgctgcgcacagattcggtagattctgatagtggggttggacccatgtgaaagaggacgacgcgctctttccaacaagtcaaaaaccagcttcattggatctcgtatcaaggagttatggtacttttgatggagtgtttcctgctgtctcgagatgagctgagcgccccattaatgatgattcccacttgttcggctgctccatcctcatcatggggtctaaacatgaggcaatggggtcttgaccaacattcctaagaataagacaatcatcaccatgatttagtagcatccaattctgagacgagtttgtatgaacagcgaggaacgactttacctgataattaagttgttgtgctcgagctcttgtcatcggaccttgttgtgcagcaggtgtggttgtatcaatggaagggatgtcctcatcatcctccccttcttgcatttgagtcgtcctcgactctagttcatcctcttctcccaaatatggtttcaaatctgcaatgttaaaagtggggctaaccccaaaagctgcaggtagctcaagtttgtacgcattatcattaatcctttctaacactttaaaaggaccatcggctctcggcagcaacttagactttcgcaaatcagggaacctatcttttctcaaatggagccaaactagatcaccaggttcaaaaatgacatgtttcttccctttgctaccagctagtttatactttgcgttcatgcactctattttctctttagtggtttcatgcaattttaagatcagttcagcacgttgtttagcatcaaagttcactcgctccgaggtcggaagaggtaacaaatcaataggagcacgtggcacaaacccataaacaatctcaaaagggcttttcttagtggtagaatgctgtgaacgattataagcaaactcaacatgaggcaagcactcttcccacatttttatgttctttttcaaaacagccctaagcaaagtagataatgttctattgacaacctcagtttgtccatcagtttggggatgacaagtagtggaaaataaaagcttagtccctagcttagcccacaaagttctccaaaaatgactaagaaatttgcatcccgatcagaaacaatggtgttaggcacaccgtgcaatcgaacaatctcacgaaagaacaaatcagcaacatgtgtagcatcatcgctcttatgacatggtatgaaatgtgccattttagaaaatctgtccacaacaacaaacacactatccctccccttctttgttctaggcagtcctaaaacaaagtccattgaaatatcttcccacggtgcacttggaacaggaagaggcatgtataaaccatgaggattaaggtgtgacttagctttctggcatgttgtgcagcgagcaacgaacctctccacgtctctcctcatcttgggccaaaagaaatgaccagcaaggatgtcctctgtctttttcacaccaaaatgtcccatgagtcctcctccatgcgcttcctgcaacaataacaaacgcacagagctagctggaatgcatagcttgttagctctaaagacAAACCCGTCGGTAAGGATGAATCTGTTCCATGTTTTCCCCTCTTGGCAATTCAGCAATACATCTTTGAAATCATTGTCATGTGCATATTGTTCCTTAATAGTTTCCAAACCAAAGATTTTAAAGTCAAGTTGTGAAAGCATGGTGtaacgtctagacaaagcatcagcaattatattttccttcccctttttgtgtttgatgacataaggaaaggactcgatgaattcaacccacttggcatgtctacggttcagttttgcttgactacggatgtgtttcaaagattcatgatcagaatgtatgacaaactctttgggccacaaataatgctgccatgtttccaaagtccgaactagagcaagcaattccttatcataagtagaatagttcaaactagggccaCTCAACTTTTCACTGAAATACGCCACAGGTTTCCCCTCTTGTAACAGCACACCACCCaacccaattccactagcatcacattcaagctcaaaggttttgttgaaatcaggaagttggagtaaaggtgcatgagttaacttatctttgagcgtgttgaaagcatcctgttgggttgcagcccaagtgaaggttgcacccttcttggtgagttcatgcagcggggctgcaatggtgctgaagtccttcacaaatcgaTGGTAGAAACTAGcaagtcctagaaaactccgcacttgtgtgaccgtgcAGGGAACAGGCCAGCTGTGTATGGCctcaaccttggcttgatcaacttcgattccctgcggtgtcacaacatatccaagaaaagaaactcgatctgtgcaaaaggtgcacttctcaagattgccaaacaagtgtgcatcccgtagagcattgaaaacggcacgcaaatgatcaagatgttcctctaatgatctactatatatcaagatgtcatcaaagtatacCACCACGAATCTGCCAATAAAAGAGcgtaaaacctcgttcattaatctcatgaaagtgctgggtgcattagtcaatccaaagggcatgacaagccattcatataaaccaaacttagttttaaacgctgttttccattcatctcctagcttcatacgaatctggtggtaaccactacgcaaatcaattttagagaacacaattgagccactcaattcatcaagcatatcatctaaccttggaataggatgacgatatctgattgtgatgttgtttatcgctctacaatcaacacacatgcgccatgatccatccttcttaggaactaaaagcaCGGGAACGgcacaagggctaagagactcacgcacataacctttgttgagcaattcttgtacttgtctctgAATCTCTTTTGTCTCATCCGGGTTGGTCCTATACGGCGCACGATTAGGCAAGGAAGCCCCAGGGATGAGGTCAATCTGGTGTTCAATCCCTcgaattggtggcagccccggtggtacctcctttggaaaaacatcggcatactcctgcaaaagattagtgacagcaggaggcaaagaaatagatgtatcttcgagtgaaaataaagtttctttgcaaaccaaagcatagcaaacagtagtactagcatcaatctcatccaaatcagatttggtggcaaagtaacaagagcctttcagcttgatctcatttttattatgatgaacagatttgctagacttcttcttatgtttctcaagttcattagcgacaatctgattttcactagcaacagcctgattcttaagtttgctagctctagcaagttcatctcttagaatagcctcaggggacatggggtgcaacacaatcttcttgtcattatgcacaaaagagtattgatttgttttaccaaagtgcaaggaatctttatcaaactgccatggtctacctaacaacatagagcatgcttgcataggcacaacatcgcagtcaatggaatcatgataagaaccaatggcaaactctacccttaccaatcgtgttaccttcaccttgccgctgctgttaagccactgaatgtagtaaggctgcgggtgtggttttgtgctcaacacaagcttcttcaccatttcagcacttgccaagttgttgcagcttcctccatctatgatcacacggcaagagcgttccttgatcacacacttggtttgaaacaaagtgtggcgctgattttgctcagccctctccatttgggcacttagcacccgctgcaccacgaggctctcatagtgctcagcagcttcagccccaatgtgctcttcgtcttgttggaaatcatctccttccgctacattgttagcagcaagcaaagcatatgtttcttcatcaaaatcactagcagaggaataccCACCATCAGCTCGCACAACCATCACACGTGTGCTTGGGCAGTCCTTGCGTACGTGGCCATATCCTTTGCAGCGTAGGCACTGAATATCCCTTGTTCTCCCCGTGGATACCACCGAGGATGAACTCTTGGCAGATGTAGCCGTTGCTCCTCTAGTTGGTTCACTTGGGCATGGTACAGAATTTGTTGTAGAGGAGCGTGGCTTGATGGTCGAGGAAGATTGTGGGGGTGCACGCGTTGACGGTGCAGCAGTATTGGAGGGTGTCCACGGGCTAGCACGACCTGCAGGAATGTTAGCCCTCATGCTagctcgtcgtccctgcacttctcgttcagctttacaagcaaggtgaAATAAACGATTGACAGAATTATATTCCTTATAAGCTAGAATATCCTGAATCTCCCGGTTCAGCCCACCCATAAATCTAGCTATGGCACCATCCTCATTTTCCTCTAGCCTGCAACGAAGCATACCCATTTGTAGCTCttgatagtattct harbors:
- the LOC136515629 gene encoding uncharacterized protein, with product MAGEGERTPPQSPRSKALLQHFERKVRLHAEHLDEDVRVTNERLGQLETAQIETNTKLASLEGTLGSVNTSLVGVLERLERMEQNRCDGFERRNHNNNNTMGSAAGHDEEEYAADTELDEELNGHRRIEQHRRRHETGPRRPQQEVRADDSFGKIKFTIPAFDGRYNPDMYLSWELAVDQKFTCHDFPEDKRVRAATSEFTDFASVWWSEYHRKNPNNTPTWDALKRVMRARFVPSYYSRDLLHKLQQLRQGSKSVEEYYQELQMGMLRCRLEENEDGAIARFMGGLNREIQDILAYKEYNSVNRLFHLACKAEREVQGRRASMRANIPAGRASPWTPSNTAAPSTRAPPQSSSTIKPRSSTTNSVPCPSEPTRGATATSAKSSSSVVSTGRTRDIQCLRCKGYGHVRKDCPSTRVMVVRADGGYSSASDFDEETYALLAANNVAEGDDFQQDEEHIGAEAAEHYESLVVQRVLSAQMERAEQNQRHTLFQTKCVIKERSCRVIIDGGSCNNLASAEMVKKLVLSTKPHPQPYYIQWLNSSGKVKVTRLVRVEFAIGSYHDSIDCDVVPMQACSMLLGRPWQFDKDSLHFGKTNQYSFVHNDKKIVLHPMSPEAILRDELARASKLKNQAVASENQIVANELEKHKKKSSKSVHHNKNEIKLKGSCYFATKSDLDEIDASTTVCYALVCKETLFSLEDTSISLPPAVTNLLQEYADVFPKEVPPGLPPIRGIEHQIDLIPGASLPNRAPYRTNPDETKEIQRQVQELLNKGYVRESLSPCAVPVLLVPKKDGSWRMCVDCRAINNITIRYRHPIPRLDDMLDELSGSIVFSKIDLRSGYHQIRMKLGDEWKTAFKTKFGLYEWLVMPFGLTNAPSTFMRLMNEVLLSFLGYVVTPQGIEVDQAKVEAIHSWPVPCTGQAKLNRRHAKWVEFIESFPYVIKHKKGKENIIADALSRRYTMLSQLDFKIFGLETIKEQYAHDNDFKDVLLNCQEGKTWNRFILTDGFVFRANKLCIPASSVRLLLLQEAHGGGLMGHFGVKKTEDILAGHFFWPKMRRDVERFVARCTTCQKAKSHLNPHGLYMPLPVPSAPWEDISMDFVLGLPRTKKGRDSVFVVVDRFSKMAHFIPCHKSDDAIESKTKQLTNMAI